The Hemibagrus wyckioides isolate EC202008001 linkage group LG13, SWU_Hwy_1.0, whole genome shotgun sequence DNA window ATTCTGCAAGTTTGGTCATTGGCCAATTCCAATTCACCAGCTAGCTCTTCCATATTACAAAACTAGTAACATCCAGGGATTGGCTAATGTCACTCTGGATCTTAGGGAAGATTGTAACACCACCAATCCTACCCCCAgaacacagcaaatttactgtTGTGATCTCCCAGCCACAGACAGCTGTAGCAGCTTCAGGACCTCCAGTCCTCCAGTGAGGCATTCTTTTCCATTGTGCTACTCGGGAGCCAAAACCTCAGCTTTAACAGGTTTCATTCAGGTTATTGCAGTCCATCtcagaaaatcacacacatatactcattCACAACTGGGGCAATTTAGAGGAACTCCTCAAATGAGATATTCTTTCCTGCAGAACCAGAAATACAGGAACCTTATCTTACAAGCCAAACCCTAACCTTAATTAATCTTTAACACCAATCCAACCTGAATTACCTACTATGCCTGGACTTTTGGTTTGACTTCACCCAAGTAACATCAGATGGATCAGATCGGACTTTTTTTTGCTATAGGAAAGCTAAAGGAATCTGGTATTGCCTATATGAAGGAAATCCACAAAATGTTGGGAAGAACAAACCATACTGAGACATGTTGACCTGAACAGCAGTTAATACATTAGGTCAGCTACTTTTAACagcgtttttatttattttagggtTCCATGTCCATGGTCCACCTGGTCCTCTCATTGTTCAGCTGGGAGACTCAGTGATGCTGCCCTGCTTTGTAGAAACTCCTCTACCACTGGAAGATCTGGAAGTGGAGTGGAAAAGAATTGACAGTGAAACTCTATTGCACTTGTGGCAGGATGGAGAGAGTCGACCAGAGTCTCAGAACCAGCTTTATCATGAAAGAGCTCATTTCTTCACTGAGAAGATCGCTCAAGGAAACTTCTCCCTCCTCCTTACAGATGTGACCAGTAAAGATGCAGGAGTTTATAAGTGTACTGTTTACACAAAGCTGGATTCTGGTGAAACTCTGATTGAAATAAAGGAGATTGGTGGGTAAAAATTTTCACCTAATTCATATAATGTTCTGTAAAAATACTTCATTTTTAAAACTtcatcaatattattattattattattattattattattattattattattatttttattattattattttaatgtataatCAAGATTGTAAACAATTCTCATTTTAGAGCGTTTGATCGTGTCTGGATCCCATGTTATATCTGCACATGTGGGTGAAGATATCACTCTGAACTGCTCTGTAGACTCGCATCTCCCACCAGAAAATATAGAAGAGGTGTCATGGAAGAAAATAGATGAAGATattttagtgctgttttatcAAGAGGGTCAGATCCTGACAGAGTCGACTGATAAGAGATATGTGGACAGAGTAAAATTCTTCAGCgctgaagaaagaaacaaaggaaacttcTCTTTGAGACTGAAGAATGTCCGAACGGAGGACAAAGGGCTGTATATGTGTTTAGTGTTCTCTGGGGCATTATCAGCTAACACAACTGTGGAGGTACAGCAGCTGGGTAAGTCACTGTATTTTTATACAGAAAACATGTAAAGATGTAGCAGAGCTGATGTCTTAATAAACTGGATGTGGATTAACAGGGATAACATCATGTGATGTGCACTACCATACAGAAAGTAAAAATGGCCCTGTTCCTTTTAATAACTCTGGTGTTTGTGCCACACAGGTCACCTTTCCTATCTGCATTTTGCAATTATCATTTTGTGTATACTTGGATTTGTAATCGGATCACTTGTACTAGGCTACCTATCTTACACATGTTATAAAAAGGAAGGTAAGTCTGGTCTTCATTTTATGACTTCTGACTATGATTTAATGAAGTTTGGTAAGTTTACATTTCAACTCAAAGTAAAAATAATGCAtatgttctttttgtttatttgtttgtagatGACAGCAGAAGAGCCCTAGCTATACAGTGTGCACATGTCCTTTGTCCTAACATTACTATGTCCATTGTCTTCATCCTCTGGGGTGTCACTGATGGTAAATATTGAAAGGGGCTTCTTAACTCCACTCCATATCTAAATCTCTGAACACTCCAAGCACATTGGATGTGTTGCTGATGGTATTATCAGAACCACTACTCAAGCCTCTGGATCATTTAGATGTTCATTGATGGTGCTAGCACTGGCTTCAGCAAAGTTCATTAGTGACATCCACGCTGGACTTTGGCTCAGTTTTTACTGGAATCTTATCTTACATTTGTCCCCAAAACTATCAGCACATCACTGGCATGCCATGTGCTTCTGAAGAGCAATCCAATGCTCTCTGCTCAGTCCACTGAGTGTTTACAGTACAGTGGGATTGGGAGATCTGAAAAGCAGTTTGTGTTATTGGCTAACTGACCATTAAAGATTATGCCTCATACTGGATTATAGATGTTATACTCTCACTTTCCTAAAAGGGTCTACAGGCTGGTACACCCACTCCAGTAGGGAAATGACCACATACTGACCTGAGGTTTGGACTAAATCAATGATACTAATGATGGAATAATATTCTGACTTAAGGAAATGCTGGAAAAAGAAATTTGTGTTATGACCATGGTCCAGTTCTCTACTAGCATGACTGAACATCTCCTTAGGCAGAGTAAGGAAGAGGTGAGTTTATCTAGACTGCCTAGGTGATGTTGCAGGAGTAAGTCACACCTCTTTAATGCACACATCACCTCTGACAGGTCCTGACTGGTGTAATGAATTATTGCTTCTGAGAGACAAGGCAAACACGCCTCACTCATGATACCAGAGAACTGGGCTCACATTTGTAACCTAAAGATATTTAACCCCTTGTTGTCTCCCCATCTCCATCAACATTATTATAGAgaacacactgctgtactgcCAAAGAGgatagatgaaaaataaattcagtCGTGCctcattttttaacatttaaaatactaAACATTAAACGAAATTTTATAACTGaaatatgttaataataattgaCAGTTATAGTAATTTTAGGTTGTTTGGTAGCGGTCTGGAGTAAAAAGACACTTATGACTATAACTTGGATGTTGGTCCATCTTTTTCTTTATGACTgaaaaaatatctatctatctatctatctatctatctatctatctatctatctatctatctatctatctatctatctatctatctatctatctatctatctatctatctatcaggtATTTTTACTGAAGCAGCAACTTGTTCAGCCCTTAATTTTGCTCGGATCATTTTCCTATTTTGGATTGGTCTTCATTTGAAATCAATTCAAGGTATGATTTGATGATCAGTGGTCCTTTGTGAACTTGTCAGTCATGGGTGTTATTACAAAAAGTCCATTTTTAAATTCTGACTGCTGGGTCATTAGGCCCAAGTTCCAGTTTATTCACGGTGCCAAACTCATGGCTagcattaaaattaattataaagCTTCAGAGCCGACACTTTTTTTGACAGCATTtttaaattacacatttttttctaaCCCTTTCATCTGAAAACCAAAAGCTGCCGTTTTTGATGCTGTTCATCAGAAAGTTTTCAGCAAATctctaataaatatatttaacaaaGTTACATGGTaaaaatttttatttcacattatcATTTACTGTgacagaaagagcttttttaAGTAGAGAAATAATTATAGACCAGAGATCTGGCTGAAGCATTACTGAAGTGAGATGAATATTCATACAGCACTGTGTAATAGTCTTAGCTACAACAGGACCTTTGATTACTTTATTTAAGCTTTTGGAGCTAGGAAGTAGTAGAAATGTGGACTATATGTGGGATTTAAGAAAACACTTGCCTAATCTATACatactgtgtatttattatattgcaGAAACTCCACAGCAATTAATTGTCAACTTGGGAATTATACTACAGTATATTGTGGTGACTGTTTTTGCTTATTCTTGTGAGTATACATGAAATCATCACACCATTACTATCTGCAAGATCTTATTACATACTTTTAGAAAGAGTAAAgttagaaaagaaaacaatccTGGAAACTCAGGAAACTGCACAGTACATGTTGCAACAAATTAGATTTtgtgacataaaataaaaacaaacaaataaactatgAAAATGTTTTGAATCCTGTGTAACTCTTCTCATTACAGAGACGCACAAATGTAACTTTTCTTGtttaagtttttatttaaattacaaaCCTTGAATTTCTCACATAATGTAAACACTTATATCATTAGCGAATGCTGTGCTTTTTTACCAAAACTAACCCTGGTGCCACTGTGACACTGGTGCTGTGTTATAATTCTGCTGTATTATAattttactgtattataatTCTGTCAGCTCTCCTCAGTGCAGCTTTGAATAAATCACATCAGTGTCTAGATGAATTATTACGGCTGTTGCTGCAGTTGATGTGATAAGGTTTACTATATAAATCCAAAAAAAGGTTTTAGTTCtctatttagatttttttccctttttgtatttttttttaacaaagcatggtgtgtatttgtgtaatatatactaacatttttgtttgtttgtttttcttgtctAGCtatttttctgaatattttgtataatttaaCCACTGAAGCGAAAGTAGCTCTGATAATCATGCTCCTGGTGATACTTATTCCTATTCTGGGTATTATCGCTGCAGGTAGGTGTTTCaactatttattatatttaagtctaataatctgtgtgtgtttgtttgtttgtgtgtgtgtgtgtgtgtgtgtgtgtgtgtgtgtgtgtgaaaaaacaaaaaggttggTGTGGGTATATGATTATTGATGTCAGAGAAGAGtacaaattttatatttttttattttaaagtaatgtTACTCttaagaaaatccttttgttttttaataatatgttaTAGGATTGATAGATACAGACACATTCTAATAAGGGCATAATCAGTCACTCTTTCTGAAATGTAATATCAAATGTCCATCTAGTGGACTATATAAGCATTACAGTGCCATTAGTACATACCCTGTACAGTGAATATGAAGCAGCTTGAGATTGTACATATCTACATGTATCTCAGATAACCTGAAAATAAATATAGTATACAGTCCATTATGATGCGATCATAACTCTCCTTTCTCTGGGCATGTAAAGTATTGATTTTCTCTGCttaacattataaataaaatgttgaatAATTTCTAGAAATAATGTCTAGAATCTCGAGTctaaaagagacagaaataaaagcagtgcagATGTTTTACTTGGACAGCATAAAGACTGATCTTGCAGAAACAGTTTACATTTAAGCTCCAATCCTTAAACACCAGATAACTTTGCTTTGATATTACAGagtttatgtttatgtaatgGCATTACTAATAATGTGGCTATACATTATTGAATAAGGTTCACCATCCCTGCTGACAATATCCTCTTTAAtatcttactttatttatttccttcccTAAAAAGTGTTAgcttttataaatatttgacTTTTTAAAGTGTGTTATAACCTACAGCAGGTGATGAGGGCTAAACACCATAGGATATGAAATGATCAAGTATTAATGCTTATTTTtgaaaaaagtacatttttatCTTCTCTGTTTGAATTCCTGTTATTTTCTGTTTCTCAGTCCTACTGAATCAGGTCTAGTGTTGAggacattattatttatagtattttatttatttcaatagtGGATGATTCAGTTCTGTAATTATTCACACATAAAAGCATAATGAATAATTTGTTGTATATTAATACATCACAGTTACACAGATCCTTAAACTGGAACAAGTGCACTgatgtttaaacattttattttcatgttttttttattagttttcttttaaccttttaatacttctttattttccatattttttgtACAGTATGGCGTGAAAGGGATGATTTTTTTGTATCACTAATGATGTACAGAACTACAATGCTCTGCGATATTCTACGAATAACTGTTTTTTCAATGGTAATTCAAAGTAAGTACCACTTTTTGCAGGTGATGTTACATTTAATTGATTCAGATttcattaaatgattaaatgtacTATTATATTTTCCCCAGCACTTCTTATACTAAaggctatttattatttataaaacatttatacatgcaCAGAATGTAACcaattttatacacatttaactttttaaattataaatatttatttttaaaacatattccaatattttgttgtttttattgtccAGACTCATATCCTAAGATCAGTTTAATCATGTAATATTTCAGTTTTCGTGTATCTGATGGGACTGAATCATTTTCATAGTTAGACTTATTTAAGCTTTATTAGTATAACTAAAAACACTAATACTAATTTTAGCTTGAAAATAAACCTTCACGAGCAAAACTGTGATATTTCTGTAATTAATATTCTCTGTTTTTCAGGAAGTGTGATTGCATTTTTAGTTCCAGTCTTCACTGTGCTTTGGGTTTATCTAGATGATTTTCTTGATTTATTCGATTTGCGTAAGTACATCATGTCttattttattctactttttatctcatttatgtTTGCCAGTCAGACATTACAGACATTAAATTTAATGTAATATGATTTTATAATCACATGATTGTACTTTGAGTCCACAGACTTTACATCAGTGGCGGACCATGCATTTCACAAGTAGGCCTTCACctgtgtccttcctgaattaatccacctctataccatcattatgaccccctgacattttctactcagccctcctaaaattctgcgattctccataaactatacacaaattggtgatcgcctcagtcccctttaaatttcatatgaaaacggtgaGAGatttcggctcttccccgtctttcagtgtgttcttcaatccgcagaccgcggcgtcacagagcgaggatcagaggacaagtgtgtgtgtgtgtgtgtgtgtgagtgtgtgtgtgtgtgtgatcaggaagatttgtatttggcttgttcagttctcaaatgttatacacatctgttcaatacagtggaatgctgcaatacatttaccatcctaccctgttagtcaaacctttattttatttcatctatttatttattttttttactattataccctcattgggggctgagccccccttaaatgaaaattctacaATCGCCCCCAGACACCCCAGCAATACAGGTACTCAAAAATCTCAAAAAATTATAATATCATGAATagggtcaatattttttgtcattcagttcagaaagtgaaacccatatattatatagattcattacacatagagtgaaatattacaagcctttatttcttgacaTTGTGATGATTacggcttacagataaggaaaacccaaaattctgtctctcagaaaattagaatattacataagatcaataaaaaaggatatttcaaacagaaatgtcaggTTACTGAAAGgtatgttcatttctatgcactcaatacttggttgggcctccttttgcatgaattactgcatcaGTGTGGCttggcatggaggcaatcagcctgtggcactgctcaggtgtaacgGAAGCCCAGGTTCCTTTGACagcggccttcaggtcatctgcattgttgggtctggtgtctctcatcttcctcttgacaataccccatagattctctatAGGGTTCAGGCCAGGCGAGTTTGCTGgacaatcaagcacagtaacaccatggtcattgaaacagcttatggtacctttagcagtgtgggcaggtgccaagtcctgctggaaaatgaaatcagcatctccataaagcttgtcagcagaaggaagcatgaagtgctctaagatttcctggtagatggctgtgttgactgtggacttcagaaaacacagtggaccaacaccagcaaatgacatggcagcccaaatcatcactgactgtggaaacttcacactggacttcaagcaacatggattctgtgcctctccactcttactccagactctgggaccttgatttccaaatgaaatgtaaaacttACTTtgatctgaaaagaggactttggaccactgagcaacagtccagttctttctCTCAGGAATGGCTTGACATGAGGAATgtgacatttgtaggccatgtctaggattcgtctgtGTGTAGTGGCTCTTGATGGCTTGACTCCAGCCTCAGTCCACTTCTTGTGAAGCTCcgccaaattcttgaatggattttgcctgacaatcctctcaaggctgcagttatcccttttgctggtccATCTTTTcttaccacactttttccttccactcaactttctatgaataagcttggatacagcactttgtgaacaaccagcttctttagcaatgatGTTTTGTGGcttgtggagggtgtcaatgactgtcttctggacaactgtcaagtcagcagtcttccccatgattgtgtaacctactgacccagactgagagaccatttgaAAGCttaggaaacctttgcaggtgttttgaggtaattagctgattagggtgtgacaccatgactttccaatattgctCAATataactttttcacaatattctaattttctgagacacagaattttaggtTTTCATTATCTGTAAGCCACAATCATCATAATATCAAGAAATAAAGACTTGAAAGATTTCACTCTATGtttaatgaatctatataatatatgggtttcactttctgaactgagtgacaaaaaatattgacctttttcatgatattctaattttttgagatgtacctgtagatactaatcaaccgttaaataacgaagtaaaaaagaaattaggctacagtatttcacacctcacaaggaatagtcaaatttattatggttacttttctcaaaaaagacattcttgatgccgtatgcagcaaactgcaatctccggaggacgccgCATCCTAAATGagacgcagcgaatatagaaacaatgtatatgggcgggtctgCCTCTgcctactccaattatccaatcaaaggatgggaaattgctgacgtaatcgtatgcctgctagatggccccagtgacgccaactcgaaatctgattggttaatggaacagttttaTTGCCacttaataatacatttattttatttataggcgcTTTTCTCAACACCcaacacttattttaagcttcgGGCACCTGCATTATTCATTgtgaaggccttaaggccgcACAAaccatgatgtcagccactggctgaaatatgattggataaatactcttatcataaatatacactactggaagcagcgcaaccgagagaaaagctacagtatgaaatgtagagaatagactattgggaataatttaatacacattcatggaaaaatatattaaatatattaaaatgcaagtcagtgattcagatcactgctgtttaggccagcagagaaggccttgctggccctgacggtctgcCACTGCTTTACATTAATTCCAAATTTATACACTTAGATACAGTGTACTGATTAAACAACTTCATTCATAAAACACAAACTCTTAAAAATACCAACTTTGTGTGTTGGCCAGAAAtacaatgaattaaaatgttaaagtgAAGGATGTTCTGTACTCGGGAGACAAAAACATTTGATTCTGGTGTCTGAGAATTAAACCTGCTGTGTTTTTTCCTGGAAATGATCTGCATGATATTTCcagactttttatttattttaactgtttAGTTGTAAGGACTGGACTGATGCAGAAGATTCAGGATCCATATGTAAAGCTTTATTAGAACAAAAACGCTAAGCAAAGACGTAAATCAGGCAAACGATTTACTGAAACTCACAAACCGAAACTCGAAAACTGGAAAACATGAAACAAAGTCCATAACTCCAGCCAGTGATATAATCAACACAAGGCTTTCTGGGCACAATACTTTGCATTGTGGCAAGTTCATGTTACATTAGTAAAAGTCACTaggtaaaaatttttttattgatttcacAAGTTTACAAAGTTTACATAATTCTAAACACATTTCACTTCATGCTATACATTAAAAAAGTTAATGATATACAGAATTTTTAATTGTGTAGATGTgggttttaatttaatttctttaaaatttaGGTTAACTTCTCTCTGTCTGaataactttaataataaaCCAAATCGTGGTTATTGTGGTATATTCCATCTGATTTAACTATTTTATTAACTATTAAGTAGTTTGTTAACGCTGTGCTAACTTTAATTACAGAACAATACAGAGACATGGATGTTTTTAGTCTTGTGTGTATATTGATGATGTCCTATGAATTACCAGATTCACACTCACATTTTCATTAGATGATGCACACAACATGCCGTTAAAGGCAAAAGGTTTCAGTGCTGAAATTACAAAATGACCAATAAGCAGAAACCAATGATTGCTCAGAGGCAGATGTGGATATTAAGCCACCAAGTTCACTGTACAGGGAaaatcttcatcatgtctttcTTTTGGGTATAAATATGAAACTACACACATAGAGTAAAACATCAGTTTGATTAATTTATTAGTTAATTATTGATTAACCACTTCATCCTGTTCAGGCattaacataaaacacacaggtAGATAAAACACAATTATAATTGAAATAATGTTGAGTGTGACATGGTGAGAGTGATAAAGAAATCAAATCTGTCTAAAGAAGAGAAACCAAAGTCAAAACTATTGTAGgatctttttaaaaaagaaatgttataaataataattatttttttagttgAGAGGAAATTCCTGGCAGGTTCACAGATTCACCTTATTTTATTCTCGTAATATTATATAAGCCATGTCTCAAACCATATCCTATTATATAAAATCCCACAGCTTTGTAAATGAAGAAAGtcaataattctggagttgaTTATTAATTTGACAAGAAAGTAGCAGGTATTGTA harbors:
- the LOC131363523 gene encoding uncharacterized protein LOC131363523, with amino-acid sequence METALKMYLYLMLLVFICDGFHVHGPPGPLIVQLGDSVMLPCFVETPLPLEDLEVEWKRIDSETLLHLWQDGESRPESQNQLYHERAHFFTEKIAQGNFSLLLTDVTSKDAGVYKCTVYTKLDSGETLIEIKEIERLIVSGSHVISAHVGEDITLNCSVDSHLPPENIEEVSWKKIDEDILVLFYQEGQILTESTDKRYVDRVKFFSAEERNKGNFSLRLKNVRTEDKGLYMCLVFSGALSANTTVEVQQLGHLSYLHFAIIILCILGFVIGSLVLGYLSYTCYKKEDDSRRALAIQCAHVLCPNITMSIVFILWGVTDGIFTEAATCSALNFARIIFLFWIGLHLKSIQETPQQLIVNLGIILQYIVVTVFAYSSIFLNILYNLTTEAKVALIIMLLVILIPILGIIAAVWRERDDFFVSLMMYRTTMLCDILRITVFSMVIQRSVIAFLVPVFTVLWVYLDDFLDLFDLRELQAMSWMLLLEVLRASGSIYIHYSLNIDVKERDALVCVTVFLQILSMIALFMFMNYDSDERNKPRNPGTHHSLPHLVVFMFGTVGVVLVNTVVLLVELTLKARNGERTVDLRLILLPTESVFAVCYLALQISTFWKKNRERLANGIKKLQQSCVCTNSQRDSTT